In methanogenic archaeon ISO4-H5, the following are encoded in one genomic region:
- a CDS encoding aspartate aminotransferase: MVSQRLQQVPASGTLAISNLVSQLKSEGIDVISFSLGEPDFTTPDNILDAAKASLDRGFTHYTPSTGIPELRKAVAERARSFNKLDVQAKNVLITPCKHAIFMAAMAYIDPGDEVLLPDPGWVTYEADIRLCGGIPVYVPLKFEDGFVLDPAVIESLITPKTRMIILNTPANPTGCVIPEKTIRAIAELALEHDIIVLADETYENLVYSGKHFSIASIPGMMDRTITVSGLSKTAAMTGWRIGWAISTEQNIKDLNKLQGHTVSCCTSFAQEGAVEALTGDQAPIAKMVAEFKERRDLVIDLLSEIEGLETKVPEGAFYVFPKYSADISSAELAKRLLEEQHVAVTPGIAFGPHGEGFFRISYAASEADLREGIARIKKFMGAL, translated from the coding sequence ATGGTATCGCAGAGACTTCAGCAGGTGCCCGCATCCGGCACACTGGCTATCTCCAACCTGGTCAGCCAGCTCAAGAGCGAGGGAATCGATGTCATCTCTTTCTCCCTCGGAGAACCCGATTTCACGACCCCCGACAACATCCTCGACGCCGCCAAGGCATCGCTGGACAGGGGTTTCACACATTACACCCCCAGCACGGGAATCCCCGAGCTCAGGAAGGCCGTGGCAGAAAGGGCCAGGTCCTTCAACAAGCTCGACGTGCAGGCCAAGAACGTCCTCATCACCCCCTGCAAGCACGCGATCTTCATGGCCGCCATGGCCTACATCGATCCCGGGGACGAGGTGCTCCTGCCCGATCCCGGATGGGTCACCTACGAGGCGGACATCAGGCTCTGCGGAGGAATCCCCGTTTACGTTCCCCTGAAGTTCGAAGACGGTTTCGTTCTCGATCCTGCGGTCATCGAGTCCCTCATCACCCCGAAGACCAGGATGATCATCCTCAACACTCCCGCCAACCCCACCGGCTGCGTCATCCCCGAGAAGACCATCCGTGCCATCGCGGAGCTGGCCCTGGAGCACGACATCATCGTGCTGGCGGACGAGACCTACGAGAACCTCGTATACTCAGGCAAGCATTTCTCCATCGCATCCATCCCCGGCATGATGGACAGGACCATCACCGTGTCCGGTCTCTCCAAGACCGCGGCCATGACCGGATGGAGGATAGGATGGGCAATCTCCACCGAGCAGAACATCAAGGATCTCAACAAGCTCCAGGGACACACCGTGTCCTGCTGCACCTCATTCGCCCAGGAAGGTGCCGTCGAGGCACTCACCGGGGACCAGGCACCCATCGCGAAGATGGTGGCCGAGTTCAAGGAACGCCGCGACCTCGTCATCGATCTCCTGTCCGAGATCGAGGGTCTGGAGACCAAAGTGCCAGAGGGTGCATTCTATGTGTTCCCGAAGTACTCCGCGGACATATCCTCCGCCGAGCTCGCCAAGCGTCTTCTCGAGGAGCAGCACGTCGCCGTCACCCCCGGAATCGCGTTCGGACCCCACGGAGAGGGATTCTTCAGGATCTCCTACGCCGCCAGCGAGGCCGACCTCCGCGAGGGAATCGCCCGCATCAAGAAATTCATGGGCGCACTCTGA
- a CDS encoding 5-formaminoimidazole-4-carboxamide-1-(beta)-D- ribofuranosyl 5'-monophosphate-formate ligase PurP yields the protein MVPKKKIDEILDGYDPSKITIATLCSHSSLQIFHGARKMGFKTLGLVTKNNQRIYDAFPLAKPDKFISYSDYDDMSERAGELQDANAIIIPHGSFVEYMGAKAFEDFEVPSYGNRGVLSWESDRVLQRQWITSAGAPMPRLITDAREIKEPVMVKYHGAKGGRGFFIAKDYPDFKMGIDNTQPYTIQEYCLGTRYYLHFFYDPLKTDGYRIKQGGSLELLSIDRRDESNIDEMYKLGSLEDAKRHGLYPSFVVTGNTPVVIRESLLPKAFEMAENIVNRSYELFGGMWGPFCLETVVNDKLEFRVFEISTRIVAGTNPFINGSPYAEMIYPGFSTGARMAMEIKDAIAAGRLKELMS from the coding sequence ATGGTTCCAAAAAAGAAGATCGACGAAATTTTGGACGGATACGATCCGAGCAAGATCACCATCGCGACTCTCTGCTCCCATTCGTCACTCCAGATCTTCCACGGCGCACGCAAGATGGGTTTCAAGACCCTCGGTCTCGTTACCAAGAACAATCAGCGCATCTATGACGCATTCCCTCTTGCCAAGCCCGACAAGTTCATTTCCTATTCAGATTACGATGACATGAGCGAGCGCGCAGGCGAACTGCAGGACGCCAACGCGATCATCATCCCCCACGGATCCTTCGTGGAGTACATGGGTGCCAAGGCATTCGAGGACTTCGAGGTCCCCTCCTACGGAAACCGCGGTGTCCTGTCCTGGGAGTCCGACAGGGTCCTCCAGAGGCAGTGGATCACCTCCGCAGGTGCGCCCATGCCCCGTCTCATCACCGATGCCAGAGAGATCAAGGAACCGGTCATGGTGAAATACCACGGAGCCAAGGGCGGACGCGGATTCTTCATCGCCAAGGATTATCCCGATTTCAAGATGGGAATCGACAACACCCAGCCTTACACAATCCAGGAGTACTGCCTCGGAACCAGGTACTACCTCCACTTCTTCTACGACCCCCTCAAGACCGACGGGTACCGCATCAAACAGGGCGGATCCCTCGAACTGCTGTCCATCGACCGCCGTGACGAGTCCAACATCGATGAGATGTACAAGCTCGGATCCCTGGAGGACGCCAAGAGGCACGGCCTCTATCCTTCATTCGTCGTGACCGGCAACACCCCCGTGGTCATCCGCGAGTCCCTGCTGCCCAAGGCGTTCGAGATGGCGGAGAACATCGTCAACCGTTCCTACGAGCTTTTCGGCGGAATGTGGGGACCGTTCTGTCTCGAGACCGTCGTCAACGACAAGCTGGAATTCAGGGTGTTCGAGATCTCCACCAGGATCGTCGCGGGAACCAACCCCTTCATCAACGGTTCGCCTTACGCGGAGATGATCTATCCCGGATTCAGCACAGGTGCCAGGATGGCCATGGAGATCAAGGACGCCATCGCCGCCGGCAGGCTGAAAGAGCTCATGAGCTGA
- a CDS encoding OB fold nucleic acid binding domain-containing protein, translating to MDNSDIIDWDPIVEELYSALEGKVEKKTLLEDLEKYVLKYRTGVAVAKDSIIKKYRNPRPAGTFFNGTPVTKKVKELEGTEMQVTIVAKMVYVDKKTINTKAGPKEIISGILGDDTGTAPFTIWSSEGEFEKGKVYTFKNGYTKKWQDQVQVNIGHNGSVVPNDDVTFNAPAGGSAGASSARDVKIADITDQTKNVNVTGRISGVESRQIKVKGEDKTVYGGIMTDETGRIQFTSWVDHDLKDGEVITAKNAYIRSWKGIPQLNIGDNTQVERSDKTIETAPSGPSKKTVEDLMKVGGGLDISITGTIVDVRGGSGLIKRCPQCNRSVLGEECSLHGHIEPVLDLRLKLTIDDGTGAISAIINRKDTEAITGITLEQAIDMAKEKGDMGIVADRMTSSLLLKKITVTGNVMSDEYGPQMSVRGTELTAVDVQKEAEELYNIVEGSL from the coding sequence ATGGACAATTCTGATATAATCGATTGGGACCCTATCGTGGAGGAACTCTACTCCGCGCTCGAGGGCAAAGTGGAGAAAAAGACTCTCCTCGAAGATCTTGAAAAATACGTCCTGAAATACAGGACGGGTGTCGCCGTCGCCAAGGACAGCATCATCAAGAAATACCGCAATCCCAGACCTGCTGGCACATTCTTCAACGGAACCCCCGTCACGAAGAAGGTCAAGGAACTGGAAGGTACCGAGATGCAGGTCACCATCGTGGCCAAGATGGTGTACGTCGACAAGAAGACCATCAACACCAAAGCCGGACCCAAGGAGATCATCTCCGGTATCCTCGGAGACGATACGGGTACCGCCCCGTTCACCATCTGGAGCAGCGAGGGCGAGTTCGAGAAGGGCAAAGTCTACACCTTCAAGAACGGCTACACCAAGAAATGGCAGGACCAGGTACAGGTCAACATCGGCCACAACGGTTCCGTCGTCCCCAACGACGATGTGACCTTCAACGCCCCGGCCGGAGGTTCCGCCGGAGCTTCGAGCGCCCGCGACGTCAAGATTGCGGATATCACCGACCAGACCAAGAATGTCAACGTCACCGGACGCATCAGCGGAGTCGAGAGCAGGCAGATCAAGGTCAAGGGCGAGGACAAGACCGTCTACGGCGGTATCATGACCGACGAGACCGGCAGGATCCAGTTCACTTCCTGGGTCGACCACGACCTGAAGGACGGAGAGGTCATCACCGCAAAGAACGCCTACATACGCTCCTGGAAGGGCATCCCCCAGCTGAACATCGGCGACAACACGCAGGTCGAGAGGAGCGACAAGACCATCGAGACAGCTCCCTCCGGACCCTCCAAGAAGACCGTCGAGGACCTCATGAAGGTCGGCGGAGGACTGGATATTTCCATCACTGGGACTATCGTGGACGTCCGCGGAGGCAGCGGCCTCATCAAGAGGTGCCCCCAGTGCAACCGCTCCGTCCTCGGAGAGGAATGCAGCCTGCACGGACATATCGAACCCGTCCTCGACCTCAGACTCAAACTCACCATCGACGACGGAACCGGTGCCATCAGCGCCATCATCAACCGCAAGGACACCGAGGCCATCACCGGCATAACGCTCGAACAGGCCATCGATATGGCCAAGGAGAAAGGCGACATGGGAATCGTGGCCGACAGGATGACCAGCTCCCTGCTGCTCAAGAAGATCACCGTCACGGGCAACGTCATGAGCGACGAATACGGCCCCCAGATGAGCGTACGCGGCACCGAACTCACCGCCGTGGACGTCCAGAAAGAGGCTGAGGAACTCTACAACATCGTGGAGGGAAGCTTATGA
- a CDS encoding ribosomal protein S2P Rps2p: MADIEEKQVIEGELLVPEETYLTSGVHIGTQYKSADMKDFIYKVRQDGLYVLNIKKTDERIRAAAHFLASFDPKRILVTSARQYGQRPAREFSKAIGAPAFAGRFVPGTLTNPINPHFIEPDVLVVTDPAADKQALAEALNLGIPIIAMCDANNETKSVDLVVPTNNKGRRSLACVYWLLTREVLLARGDLKDPADYKFEIEDFEAKY; encoded by the coding sequence ATGGCAGACATTGAAGAGAAACAGGTCATTGAGGGCGAACTCCTTGTTCCTGAGGAGACCTACCTCACCTCCGGTGTCCACATCGGAACCCAGTACAAGAGCGCAGACATGAAGGACTTCATCTACAAGGTCAGGCAGGACGGTCTCTACGTTCTCAACATCAAGAAGACCGACGAGAGGATCAGGGCAGCAGCTCACTTCCTCGCAAGCTTCGACCCCAAGAGGATCCTCGTCACCTCTGCAAGGCAGTACGGACAGAGGCCCGCCAGGGAGTTCTCCAAGGCAATCGGCGCACCCGCCTTCGCCGGACGTTTCGTCCCCGGAACCCTCACCAACCCCATCAACCCCCACTTCATCGAGCCCGATGTGCTCGTAGTCACCGACCCCGCAGCCGACAAGCAGGCTCTCGCCGAGGCACTCAACCTCGGAATCCCGATCATCGCCATGTGCGACGCCAACAACGAGACCAAATCCGTCGACCTCGTCGTCCCCACCAACAACAAGGGAAGGCGCTCCCTCGCATGCGTGTACTGGCTCCTCACCAGGGAAGTCCTCCTCGCCCGCGGCGACCTCAAGGACCCCGCCGACTACAAGTTCGAAATCGAAGACTTCGAGGCAAAGTACTGA
- a CDS encoding HTH domain-containing protein — MICEMCGKDVPATRPMMVQGAKLNLCSNCAKFGDSYKPSSKSDDGRYSSGGGNMTVIEERLEKRERRMQTRDIYAANGGVELIDDYGSVVRKARLKTGMTEEQFAKSINEKKGTILKIEAQSLVPDDKLISKLERALGIKLKEAVQEGGAVSGSQKSQGMTLGNFIKTEK; from the coding sequence ATGATTTGCGAGATGTGTGGGAAAGATGTGCCCGCCACCCGCCCCATGATGGTGCAGGGCGCGAAGCTCAATCTCTGTTCCAACTGTGCAAAATTTGGAGACAGTTACAAACCCTCCAGCAAGTCCGACGATGGCCGTTACTCGTCCGGCGGAGGCAACATGACCGTTATCGAGGAGAGGCTCGAGAAAAGGGAGAGGCGTATGCAGACCCGTGACATCTATGCTGCCAACGGCGGTGTGGAGCTCATCGACGATTACGGTTCAGTGGTCCGCAAGGCCCGTCTCAAGACCGGCATGACCGAGGAGCAGTTCGCCAAGTCCATCAACGAGAAGAAGGGAACGATCCTCAAGATCGAGGCACAGTCGCTGGTCCCCGACGACAAACTCATTTCCAAGCTCGAGAGGGCTCTCGGTATCAAGCTGAAGGAGGCCGTCCAGGAAGGCGGAGCCGTCAGCGGCAGTCAGAAGTCCCAGGGTATGACCCTCGGCAACTTCATCAAGACCGAGAAGTGA
- a CDS encoding proteasome-activating nucleotidase, whose translation MAEESDIVELKAKIIALEERNVRLMEDLQNAENEKRYSESELFRLQKDLARVRTELERLKSPPLVIGSLRDILPDNKVVVKSSTGPDFIVSVSQYVPEKDLVPGARVSLNKQTLAVMEVLPAPLDPVVTGAEIMEKPDLSYDDIGGLKDQMVELREAVEDPLLRPELYAKVGIKPPKGVLLVGPPGTGKTLMAKAVANATNATFIRLVGSELVQKYIGEGARLVRELFELAREKAPSIVFIDEIDSVGAKRADVATSGDREVQRTLMQLLAELDGFTPMENVKIIGATNRPDILDDALLRPGRFDRIIEVGLPEVEGREQIFKIHLKNMNISKKVNPHELAEKTEGASGAEIKSICTEAGMLCIRGNRDTITPEDFENARVKVLERNKNKGSKNIPEYLYQ comes from the coding sequence ATGGCAGAAGAATCGGATATTGTGGAACTCAAAGCGAAGATCATCGCTCTGGAGGAACGCAACGTGCGCCTCATGGAGGATCTTCAGAACGCCGAGAACGAGAAACGTTACTCGGAGAGCGAACTTTTCAGGCTTCAGAAGGACCTTGCCAGGGTCAGAACCGAACTGGAGAGGCTCAAGAGCCCTCCCCTGGTCATCGGATCCCTCAGGGACATCCTTCCCGACAACAAGGTCGTTGTGAAGAGCTCCACCGGACCCGACTTCATCGTCTCGGTCTCACAGTACGTGCCCGAGAAGGACCTGGTCCCCGGTGCCAGGGTCTCTCTCAACAAACAGACCCTGGCTGTCATGGAAGTGCTTCCCGCACCCCTGGACCCCGTCGTCACCGGCGCGGAGATTATGGAGAAACCCGACCTCAGCTACGACGACATCGGAGGTCTCAAGGACCAGATGGTCGAGCTCAGGGAGGCTGTCGAGGACCCCCTGCTCAGGCCCGAACTCTACGCCAAAGTCGGAATCAAGCCTCCGAAGGGAGTGCTCCTGGTCGGTCCCCCCGGAACCGGAAAGACCCTCATGGCCAAAGCCGTCGCCAATGCCACCAACGCCACCTTCATCAGGCTGGTCGGATCCGAACTCGTACAGAAGTACATCGGAGAGGGTGCCAGGCTCGTCCGCGAACTGTTCGAGCTGGCCAGGGAGAAGGCTCCCAGTATCGTCTTCATCGACGAAATCGACTCCGTCGGAGCCAAGAGGGCCGATGTCGCCACCTCCGGAGACAGAGAGGTCCAGAGGACCCTCATGCAGCTGCTGGCCGAACTCGACGGATTCACCCCCATGGAGAACGTCAAGATCATCGGAGCAACCAACAGGCCCGACATCCTGGACGATGCACTCCTGAGGCCCGGAAGGTTCGACAGGATCATCGAGGTCGGACTGCCCGAGGTAGAGGGCCGTGAGCAGATCTTCAAGATCCACCTCAAGAACATGAACATCTCCAAGAAGGTCAACCCCCACGAACTTGCGGAGAAGACCGAAGGGGCATCCGGTGCGGAGATCAAGAGCATCTGCACCGAGGCGGGAATGCTGTGCATCCGCGGCAACCGCGACACCATCACTCCCGAAGACTTCGAGAACGCCCGTGTCAAGGTCCTCGAGAGGAACAAGAACAAGGGCAGCAAGAACATCCCCGAATATCTCTACCAGTGA
- a CDS encoding radical SAM domain-containing protein has protein sequence MPIDAKAADILSRGWYKEKLEPHECEYLLTFREKSSEANLAVSLAGRHVHRECSDVGQICAEITVSSGPCPGNCRFCRYAECTYMGKFFDIEDDVLARYAEEIGGFSDVRSIRLATCADANIGELCRQIGIVKDHAKRGTRIFVNTRDLLADECRMLKEAGAYGAYHSCRIGEGKDTGFKPEKRLDTIANLTRAGLQVIAGVEPIGPEHSAHDVVDSFYRILDLRCMNAEVYAREPVVGTEFNQFGKLSPARLAQIKAVLTLASSWYDPPVRIQYQGAFISDQNCVIAQYDGKTGKERLEAARRRLFNNGFRRILKTDDSTVELSLMYLRQTGSV, from the coding sequence ATGCCCATCGACGCCAAGGCCGCGGACATCCTCTCAAGAGGATGGTACAAGGAGAAGCTTGAACCCCACGAATGCGAGTATCTGCTCACGTTCCGCGAGAAATCATCCGAAGCGAACCTCGCGGTATCACTGGCAGGCCGGCATGTTCACAGGGAATGCTCCGATGTGGGACAGATCTGTGCGGAGATAACCGTCTCCTCCGGCCCCTGCCCCGGCAACTGCAGATTCTGCAGATACGCCGAATGCACGTACATGGGGAAGTTCTTCGACATCGAAGATGATGTCCTTGCAAGGTACGCGGAGGAGATCGGAGGGTTCTCGGACGTCAGGAGCATCAGGCTCGCCACCTGTGCCGATGCCAACATCGGGGAACTGTGCAGGCAGATAGGCATCGTGAAGGACCATGCCAAACGCGGCACCAGGATATTCGTGAACACCCGCGACCTGCTGGCCGATGAATGCCGCATGCTGAAGGAGGCGGGCGCTTACGGGGCATATCACTCCTGCAGGATCGGCGAGGGGAAGGATACGGGGTTCAAACCCGAGAAACGTCTTGACACTATAGCCAACCTGACGCGCGCCGGACTGCAGGTGATCGCGGGGGTGGAACCGATTGGTCCGGAACATTCCGCACACGACGTGGTAGATTCTTTTTACAGGATACTCGACCTCCGCTGCATGAACGCGGAGGTCTACGCCAGAGAACCAGTGGTGGGAACGGAATTCAACCAATTCGGCAAGCTTAGCCCCGCCAGGCTGGCACAGATAAAAGCGGTGCTCACCCTGGCCTCGTCGTGGTACGACCCGCCTGTCAGGATACAGTACCAGGGGGCCTTCATATCGGACCAGAACTGCGTCATAGCGCAATACGACGGGAAGACCGGCAAGGAAAGGCTGGAAGCTGCCCGCAGGCGTCTTTTCAACAACGGATTCAGGCGCATCCTGAAGACCGACGACTCGACGGTGGAACTCAGCCTGATGTATCTCCGTCAGACCGGATCGGTGTGA
- a CDS encoding GTPase, whose protein sequence is MNNVYFVGTAGSGKSTMVGAFKKWLDDNEIDSIIINLDPGAEKLPYVPDIDIREWINLEDVMSQCGLGPNGAQIAAADLMAVNIDKISSILDTYDVDYVLIDTPGQLELFAFRESSQVVVKSLGKERSLMVYLSDPTLYRSANGFVSTMTLASLVQFRMNMPIINLLSKADVLKDEEISRILDWYNNPDSLYGCLLDEDKDPESIIGMELFRALEDTGVFGEMRSVSSETGVGLPEIYAAVQLQFHGGDDSGKDA, encoded by the coding sequence ATGAACAACGTCTACTTCGTCGGGACTGCTGGAAGCGGTAAGAGCACCATGGTCGGAGCCTTCAAGAAATGGCTCGATGACAACGAGATCGATTCCATAATCATCAATCTCGATCCTGGTGCGGAGAAGCTTCCGTATGTGCCAGACATCGATATCCGCGAGTGGATCAACCTCGAGGACGTCATGTCCCAGTGCGGTCTCGGACCCAACGGTGCCCAGATTGCAGCTGCGGATCTCATGGCGGTCAACATCGACAAGATCAGCAGTATCCTGGATACCTATGACGTTGATTATGTGCTGATCGACACTCCCGGTCAGCTGGAACTTTTCGCTTTCAGGGAGTCGTCCCAGGTAGTTGTGAAATCGCTGGGTAAGGAGAGATCCCTCATGGTGTACCTCTCGGATCCCACACTGTACCGCAGCGCGAACGGTTTCGTTTCCACCATGACCCTCGCATCGCTCGTACAGTTCAGGATGAACATGCCCATCATCAACCTCCTGTCCAAGGCGGACGTCCTCAAGGATGAGGAGATCTCCAGGATCCTCGACTGGTACAACAATCCCGATTCCCTCTACGGCTGCCTGCTCGACGAGGATAAGGATCCCGAGTCGATCATCGGTATGGAACTGTTCCGCGCTCTGGAGGACACCGGGGTGTTCGGGGAGATGAGATCAGTATCTTCCGAGACGGGAGTCGGTCTTCCCGAGATCTATGCCGCGGTGCAGCTGCAGTTCCACGGCGGAGACGATTCCGGAAAAGATGCCTGA
- a CDS encoding transmembrane protein, which yields MFMNTNFKTHSAAIGWVGILAVTAFIAMWLACYQADSSWTWGYNSLSDFGISYGTPAANYFNYGMVTVGALLAVYGIGRLQYNKKKGGYAAGGIFLAMAGFTILLIGLLTKDVQSADYHNFFAVLTAMFLALALIAITVQEYKDGMVLPLGVSIFVVVAIAAFALLFNFAKFEVYAIVAGLLWVAVDAAIMIATGIKEGRQ from the coding sequence ATGTTTATGAACACGAACTTTAAGACCCACTCTGCCGCTATCGGCTGGGTTGGAATTCTCGCCGTGACCGCATTCATCGCAATGTGGCTTGCCTGTTACCAGGCAGACAGTTCGTGGACTTGGGGATACAACTCGCTCAGTGACTTCGGTATCTCCTACGGCACTCCCGCGGCCAACTACTTCAACTATGGAATGGTTACCGTCGGAGCACTCCTCGCTGTCTACGGTATCGGAAGGCTTCAGTACAACAAGAAGAAAGGCGGATACGCTGCCGGAGGAATCTTCCTCGCCATGGCCGGATTCACCATCCTCCTCATCGGACTCCTTACCAAGGATGTCCAAAGCGCGGACTACCACAACTTCTTCGCAGTCCTCACCGCGATGTTCCTTGCACTCGCACTCATCGCAATCACCGTCCAGGAATACAAGGACGGTATGGTCCTCCCCCTCGGAGTCTCCATCTTCGTCGTCGTGGCCATCGCTGCTTTCGCACTCCTCTTCAACTTTGCCAAGTTCGAGGTCTACGCAATCGTCGCTGGACTCCTTTGGGTCGCAGTCGACGCAGCTATCATGATCGCAACTGGCATCAAGGAGGGAAGGCAGTAA
- a CDS encoding transmembrane protein: MKSNYAGLAVGCIGGCVSIIGMALYYTHAESAIATIGVLLLLGAMFFGAAGGFSKYGPWTPKALTVYTFLVVTVAAVATLGEIFEVLFGAVEIVLAIILAVLAYIQIPNEN; the protein is encoded by the coding sequence ATGAAGAGCAACTACGCTGGACTTGCAGTCGGTTGCATCGGAGGATGCGTTTCCATCATCGGAATGGCCCTCTACTACACCCACGCCGAGAGCGCTATCGCCACTATCGGAGTCCTACTCCTCCTCGGAGCCATGTTCTTCGGTGCCGCAGGCGGATTCAGCAAATACGGACCTTGGACTCCCAAGGCACTCACCGTCTACACCTTCCTCGTCGTCACTGTCGCGGCAGTCGCCACCCTTGGCGAGATCTTCGAGGTACTCTTCGGTGCAGTCGAGATCGTACTTGCAATCATCCTTGCAGTTCTCGCATACATTCAGATCCCCAACGAGAACTGA
- a CDS encoding riboflavin kinase ribK, translated as MDEKYTFALRKIALLGGIDDYIAVSSRELGDILEMSQQSASKRILELLELGLIVRDLGARKQRIKLTATGVDELKKEYNEHRRIFELTDHITLHGTVKDGMGEGQYYIDQEGYKVQFEKKLGFKPYPGTLNISVDKEDVGKLDVIKSTAGIPIEGFNYGGRTFGDVIAYKSKIKNIDCAIVVPARSHYVDIIEIICQYHLRRTLSLNTDDRVDVKVNL; from the coding sequence GTGGATGAGAAGTACACGTTCGCTCTGAGAAAGATAGCCCTTCTCGGAGGTATCGACGACTATATCGCAGTATCATCGAGGGAGCTAGGAGATATCCTCGAGATGAGCCAGCAATCCGCATCCAAGAGGATCTTGGAGCTTCTGGAACTGGGACTCATCGTTCGCGACCTGGGCGCCAGAAAACAGAGAATCAAGCTCACCGCCACAGGGGTTGATGAACTGAAAAAGGAATACAACGAACACCGCAGGATATTCGAGCTGACCGACCACATCACCCTGCACGGCACCGTCAAGGACGGAATGGGGGAGGGACAGTACTACATCGACCAGGAAGGCTACAAGGTGCAGTTCGAAAAGAAGCTCGGATTCAAACCCTATCCCGGCACCCTGAACATCTCTGTGGACAAGGAGGACGTCGGCAAGCTCGATGTCATAAAGAGCACCGCAGGCATCCCCATCGAGGGATTCAACTACGGCGGCAGGACCTTCGGCGATGTGATTGCTTACAAATCCAAGATCAAGAACATCGACTGTGCCATAGTGGTACCCGCCAGGTCCCACTACGTGGACATCATCGAGATAATCTGTCAGTACCACCTGAGGAGAACCCTCAGTCTCAACACCGACGACCGCGTCGATGTAAAAGTAAACCTTTGA
- a CDS encoding phosphoribosylformylglycinamidine synthase I PurQ: protein MKAEDVRVCVVRIEGTNCEDEMANAFEMVGAKSEKVHLKQLLGQCDPSLRRNLEDYDVLAIPGGFSAGDYVRAGAIFASRMKAGIGKELRTFVEEGKPVLGVCNGFQILVELGLLPALDDIMSDEPTAALYNNDSGRFECRPSYLRNDNRGKCIFTSDIPKGKVLLCPSAHGEGKLMSNIPDFTSKLEDNDQVVFRYVTPDGGRATYPWNPNGSPSDIAGICNPAGNVLGMMPHPERVMTAYTGPDWTRNHKSDDGDGKCIFTSVMKYLSKK, encoded by the coding sequence ATGAAGGCAGAAGACGTAAGGGTATGTGTGGTCAGGATCGAAGGGACCAACTGCGAGGACGAGATGGCCAACGCCTTCGAGATGGTTGGCGCCAAGTCCGAGAAGGTCCATCTGAAACAGCTGCTGGGACAATGCGATCCCAGCCTCAGGAGGAACCTGGAGGACTATGATGTACTGGCAATCCCCGGAGGATTCTCCGCAGGGGATTATGTCCGTGCGGGTGCAATCTTCGCATCGAGGATGAAAGCAGGCATCGGCAAGGAACTCCGCACCTTCGTCGAGGAGGGAAAGCCCGTCCTCGGAGTGTGTAACGGATTCCAGATTCTCGTAGAGCTCGGTCTCCTGCCCGCTCTCGACGACATCATGTCCGATGAGCCTACCGCAGCCCTGTACAACAACGATTCCGGAAGGTTCGAATGCAGGCCGTCCTATCTGAGGAACGACAACCGCGGCAAGTGCATCTTCACCTCGGACATCCCCAAAGGAAAGGTCCTCCTGTGCCCCTCCGCACACGGAGAGGGAAAGCTCATGAGCAACATCCCTGACTTCACCTCCAAGCTGGAGGATAACGATCAGGTCGTGTTCCGCTACGTGACCCCCGACGGAGGCCGCGCAACCTATCCCTGGAACCCCAACGGCTCTCCTTCGGATATCGCAGGTATCTGCAACCCCGCAGGAAACGTCCTTGGAATGATGCCCCACCCCGAGCGTGTCATGACCGCTTACACCGGTCCTGACTGGACCCGCAACCACAAATCGGATGACGGGGACGGTAAGTGCATCTTCACTTCCGTGATGAAATATCTTAGCAAGAAATGA